The nucleotide window GACAGCCGGTTCGAACGGACGGAGCGTCCCGAATCGAGCTCGGAGACGACCCCTCCCCGGGACCGCGAGTCGGCGTAGCTGGAGGCGCTCTCCTCCGTCGTCCATCTTTCTACGGTTCGAGGTCCGATCGTCGGCGTCGGTCGAACGGTCAGTTCAGACCACGAACCCGCCCTGCAACAGCGCGATGAGGCCGGTGAGGAGCGGCAGCGACGCCACCGTCGTCACCAGTACGATGGTGCTCACGTACTCGGGGATGGAGACCCCGCCGATCTGCCTGTCGCCCGCGAACTCCGTCACGAGGATGACGGGCGTGATGGCCGCCGGCATCGCCGACTCGAGGACGAACACCCGCGCGACCGTCGGGTCGCTGAAGCCGACGACGAGCGCGACGGCGACGGCGACCGCCGGCGCGACGACCATCTTCAGTACGGACGGGACGCCGACCTGCGAGAGCGCCGTCCCGTAGTCGGTCCGCGCGAGCTGGATGCCGAGGATGAGCAGCATGACCGGGATGGAGGAGTCGCCGACGAGCTGGAGCGTCGTCATCGCGGAGCCGTCCACGGGTGGAACCACGCCGAGCCAGCGCGCGCCGAGCGCGACAGGGACGGCCCAGACGAGCGGGATGCGGAGGACGCGCTTCACCCCGGAGAGGCCGCCGCCCCCGCCGGCGCGGGAGGCGACGTAGACGCCGACGGTGTAGATGAGCACGGACTGGATGGCGAGGTAGAGCACGGCGGTCGCGCGTCCCCCGCCGGGGAACGCGAAGTCCGAGAGGGGGATGCCGTAGTTGCCGCAGTTCGGGAAGGTTGCCGCGAGGACGAGCGCAGAGAGTCGGGGCTCCGATTCGCCGAGCAGCCGACCCACGGCCTCCCCGAGGACGACCATCCCGAGGATGTAGGCTGTCACCGCGATCGTCAGTTTCGCGATGGTCTCGCCCGAGAGCGAGGCCGTCGCGAGGCTGTGGAGGACGAGCGCCGGCGCCAGCACGTACACCACGCCGGTGTTCAGCGGCCCCGGGTCAACGTCCTTGATCCGCCCGAGGACGAACCCGACGCCCGAGATGGCGACGATGGGGAGGACGGCGCCGAGGAAGATGTCGAGGAGCGACACGGGCGTGCTCACGAATGGCAACGACAAGAGGTGTTCGAAAGCGGCACTGCGTCGAGACACGAGGTTTATGCCGATTCCCGGAGGGGTCACTCCCGTGAACCCGTTCGTCTCCGCGGACGCGCGACGGCGGTTCCTGCGGTCGGCCGCGCTGGTCGCGGTGTGCCTGCTCGGCGGCGCGTTCACCCTCCGGACGTTCACGCCCTCCCTCTCGGACCCGGACGCGCTCCGTTCGGCGTTCCTCGGACTCGGCCCGTACGCGGGTGCCGGATTCGTCCTCTTCGCGGCGCTCGCGGTCGTCCTCGCGCCCGTGCCGGGACAGGTGGTCGCGTTCCTCGGCGGCTACCTGTTCGGGCCGGTCGCCGGGACCGCCTACTCCCTGGTCGGCTTCACGCTCGGGAGCGGCGCGGCGTTCCTGCTCTCGCGGACGTACGGGCGTCCGTTCCTGGAACGGACGATCGCCGGCGACCTGCTCGCGCGCTTCGACGGGTTCGTCGGCGAGACGGGGATCCTCGGGGTGTTCGTCGTCTTCCTGGTTCCCGGACTGCCGGACGACGTGGTGTGTTTCGCGGCCGGGTTGACGCGAATCAGGCTCTCACGGCTCCTCGCAGCGGCGTTCCTCGGACGAGCGCCGGGGATCACGCTCGTCGCGCTGGCCGGCGCGAGCGTCGAGACCGGTTCGTTCAACGCGGCGCTCGCGATACTGGCCGCTGTCGCCGTGGTGACACTGCTCGGGTGGTACTCCCGGAGGAGGATCGAGCGTCTGGTCCGCGACTACTCGGCGTCTACGAGACGGTAGCCGCCGTCCGTCTCGCGAACGACGCCCCGCCGGACCATCTCGGACATGACCTCGTCGAGGCGACCGGGCTGGGCGATCTCCATGCCGATGCGGTCGACGTCGTGGTACTCCGAGAGGAAGTGCCGCACGTCCTCCTTCGAGAACCGGTCCCGGTCGGCCCGCTCCATCACGCCGGAGATGAGGTCGACCATGTCCTCGATGAAGTTCCAGGGGTACACCACCCACGTCCACTCCTCGAGCCGCTCGCCGATGAAGTCGGGCTCGAACGTCGAACTCTGGAGGAGCTGGAGCGTCGCCGTCCGGATCTCGCCGCCGTCGCGTTCGTCCACGTACTCGTGGGCGCGCTTGATGGAGCCGCCGGTGTCGGCGATGTCGTCGATGATGAGCACGTCCTTCCCCTGGACGCTGCCCTCCGGCATCGGGTAGCGCACGGTCGGTTCGCCGGACTTCTCGGCGGTGCCCACGTAGTGTTCCATCTTCAGGCTCGTGAGGTCGTCCATCCCGAGGAAGTCGCAGATGCACCGCCCCGCGAACCAGCCGCCCCGGGCGAGCGCGACCACCACGTCCGGCTCGAAGTCGGCCGCCTTCACCTCGTCGGAGACCTGGCGGCAGAGGTCGTAGATGTACTCCCAGTTGGTGATAGTGCAGTTGAAGTCGTCCGGGAGATCGCTCATGACACTGGGAGTGACGCGTGCCCCGGTAAAAGGATTTATAGGTGCGTTTCGGGGGTAGACGCGAGAGGGAGATCCCAGAGCGTCGCCACTCCCTGTTGGGCGTCGGTCGTCCAGGAAATCTGCCGGTGGCGCGCGGCGGCAGCCCTTCCGCTCACGCGCGCTTCGCCCGCGTGATGGTTCGAGACGGTTTCGCCGTCTCGAAGTTCATCGGACGTTTCCAGCAGCGATACGCCAGCCGAAACCGACGAGCAACATCGGCCCCTGGCGCAACGCATTAGTAGCCGCCACACTCCGTACCACGTATGCGAGACACGTCGCGCCGCGCTGGGGCCGCCCCCCACGAGCGCGGCGTGTCGGCCGCCTTCTCGGGTCGGAAACCGAAACGCGCGTAGTCCGCTCGCGGCGGGAGTGGCACCCCCGTCCCGGGCGACCCCGGACGACCGCACCGCGTGACGACCGAACCCATCGACACCACCGACCCACACAGCATGACGATCCACCACGACACGTTCGCCGGCGTCTACCCGGCGATGACGACACCGTTCACGGACAGCGACGACGTCGACCACGAGCAACTCGCCGCCGACGCCCGACGGCTCGAAGCCGCCGGCGTCGACGGACTCGTTCCGGTCGGCTCCACCGGGGAGTCGGCGACCCTGACCCACGCCGAACACGGCGAGGTCGTCGAGACCGTCGTCGATGCCGTCGAGATTCCGGTCATCGCGGGCACCGGCTCGAACTCGACCCACGAGGCGGTCGACCTCTCCGAGCGCGCGGCCGAGGCGGGCGCGGACGCCCTGTTGCTCATCTCGCCGTACTACAACAAGCCGGAGCCGCGGGGCCAGTACGAACACTTCGCGGCGGTCGCGGAGGCGGTCGACCTGCCGCAGATAGTCTACAACGTCCCCTCGCGCACCGGGCAGAGCCTCGACCTCGACACGGTCGTCGAGCTCGCGGCGCTCCCGAACGTCCAGGGGTACAAGGCGGCATCCGGCGACATCGGACGCATCTCCGAGATCATCGAGCGGACGCGCGGGGAGACGTTCGACGTGCTCTCGGGCGACGACGCGCTGACGGTGCCGACGATGTCCGTCGGCGCGACGGGCACCATCAGCGTCGGGGGGAACGTCGTCCCGGAGCGGACGACCGAGATGGTCCACGCCGCGCTCGAGGACGACTTCGAGCGCGCGCGGGAGCTCCACCACGAACTCGCGCCGCTGTTCCGAGAACTGTTCCGCGAGACGAACCCCATCCCGGTGAAGGAGGCGATGGAGATCCGAGGGTACGGCCCGGCCGACCTCCGCCTCCCGCTCACGCGAGCGACAGACGAGACCCGTGCGGTCCTCGAGGACCTGCTCGCCGACCTCGAGGAGTCGGAGGTGGCCGAGGCGTGAGCTCCCTCGAACGCGAAGCGCGTCCGGAACACACGACCGGTGGTGACCGGTCGTGAGCACACGGGTCGCCGTCACCGGCGCGGGGGGACGGATGGGCCGGGAGGTCATCGAGGCAGCCGTCGACCGCGACGACGTCGACGTCGCGTTCGCGGTGAACCGATCGCCGGCGGAGGCCGTCGCGGGGATCGAGGTCCACGACGCGGCCGACCTCCCGTCCCTGCTGGCCGAGCACGACACGGACGCGCTGGTGGACTTCACCGGACCCGAGTCGAGCGTGGAGTACGTGGCCGCCTGCGCGGAGGCCGGCGTACCGGTCGTCGTGGGGACGACGGGCTACACGGACGAGCAGGAGCGGGCGCTCTCGGCGGCCGCGGAAACCGTGCCCGTCCTCCGCGCGTCGAACTTCTCACGCGGGGTCGCGGCGCTCCGCCGGGCGGTCCGGGCGGCGGTCGGGGCGCTCCCGGGCTACGACGTTGAGGTGACGGAGACCCACCACAACGGAAAGTGGGACGCGCCGAGCGGCACCGCGCTCACGCTCCTCGACGACATCGAGGAGGAGCGCGAGGACCTCACGAGCCGCACGCACGGGCGCGAGGGGGACGCCCCCCGTTCGGCCGAGGAGATCGGCGTCCACGCGCGCCGTGCCGGCGACGTCGCCGGCGAACACGAGGTCCTGCTCGCGGGCGACGACAACGTCCTGGAACTGACCCACCGAGCGGGTTCGCGGCGAGTGTTCGCCGCCGGCGCGCTCGACGCGGCGGTCTGGCTGGCCGGCCGGGAGGCCGGCGAACACGACTTCACGGAGGTACTCGAATGACGCTGGAATCCGACATCGACGACCTGTGGCACCGCTACGACGACGGCCTGACGGCCGGCGACCTGACCGACGAGGACCGGGCGACCCTGGAGGCGTTCCTCGACGCGCTCGAGGCGGGCGAGGTCCGCGCGGCCGAGAAGGCCGGCTCCTCCGTGACCGACTGGGAGGCCAACGAGTGGGTGAAGCGCGGCGTCCTGCTCAACTTCGGACTGCGGGAGACCGAGCGGCGGGAGTACGGCGGCGTCGGCTACTACGACGTCCTCCCGTTACGGGACACAGCAGATCTCGAGGCCGGCGGCGCGCGGAACACGCCGGACGGGACCGTCCTCCGGCGGGGCGCACACCTCGGCGACGACGCCATCATGATGAGCCCGTCGTTCGTCAACATCGGCGCGTACGTGGGTCCGGGGACTCTCGTCGACTCCTGCGACACGGTCGGCTCGTGCGCCCAGCTCGGACAGGGCGTGAAGCTCGGTGCCAACACGCTCGTCGGCGGCGTGCTCGAACCGGTCGAGGACGCCCCCGTGGTGATCGAGGAGGGCGTCTCGCTCGGCGCCGGCTGCCGCGTCACCTCGGGGTTCCGCGTCGGCGCGAACTCCGTCGTGGGCGAGAACACGCTGCTGACGCCCAGGATCCCGGTGTACGACCTCGTCGAGGAGGAGGTCCTCTACGGCCACCTTCCCGAGGACCGCCGCGCGTTCGCGCGGTTCGTCGAGTCGAGCGTCTCGGACCACGACCTGTTCGAGGGCGGCGCGTACAAGCCCGCGGTCGTCGCCACCCACATCGAGGAGGAGACGCTCGAGGCGACGCGGCGGGAGGACGCGCTCCGGGAATGAGCGACGATGCCACCCCGGTCACCGATGGGGGCGAGTCCGTCGCCGACGCCGCGGACGCCGACCCGGAGGATTCGCCGGCGATCCGCCGCCTCGCCGACTGGGACGCGGACCGGCTGTCGGACATCGCGGACGAACACGACACGCCGTTGTACGTCACCGACCTCGACCGCGTCGCGGAGAACTGCGCCCGGCTGCGCGCCGCGTTCCCCGACGCGGACCTCCGGTACGCGGTGAAGGCGAACACCGCCCGTGCGGTGCTCGAAGCGGTTCGCGACGCGGGACTTGGCGCGGAGTGCGCCTCGGCCGGGGAAGTGCGGCGCGCGCTCGACGCCGGGTTCGACGGCGACGACGTGGACTACACCGCCGTCAACCCGCCCGAGAGGGACCTCGACGCGGTCGTGGAGTGGTGGGAGGACGGTGCCGACCTCACGATCACGGTCGGCGCGGCGGACACGCTCGACCGCCTGCGCGAGCGAGGGTACGACGGACGGGTCTGCGTCCGCGCGAACCCCGGCGTCGGCGCCGGCCACCACGAGAAGGTCCGGACGGGCGGCGCGGCGAAGTTCGGCGTGCCGGCCGAGCGCGTCGCCGAGGTCTTCGCCAGTGCGAGGCCCGACTTCGACGTGGTCGGACTGCACGCCCACGCGGGCTCGGGAATCCACGGCGATGAGGACCTCGCGGCCCACCGGGAGTTCCTCGCGCGCGTCGCGGACCTCGCGGGGGACGTCGGCGACCTCGAGTACGTGAACGTCGGCGGCGGAATCGGAGTCCCCTACCGCGACGACGAGGAACCGCTCGACCTCGACGCCGTCGCGGCGGCGATCCGGGAGGAGCTCGACGGACTCGACGCGAGGCTGGCGCTCGAGCCGGGCCGCTACGTCGTCGCCGACGCGGCCGTGCTCCTGACCAGGGTGAACACCGTGAAGGGGGCGCCGAACGAACTCGTCGCGGGCGTCGACGCCGGCATGACGGACCTGCTGCGGCCGGCGATG belongs to Halorarum halophilum and includes:
- a CDS encoding AEC family transporter, with the translated sequence MPFVSTPVSLLDIFLGAVLPIVAISGVGFVLGRIKDVDPGPLNTGVVYVLAPALVLHSLATASLSGETIAKLTIAVTAYILGMVVLGEAVGRLLGESEPRLSALVLAATFPNCGNYGIPLSDFAFPGGGRATAVLYLAIQSVLIYTVGVYVASRAGGGGGLSGVKRVLRIPLVWAVPVALGARWLGVVPPVDGSAMTTLQLVGDSSIPVMLLILGIQLARTDYGTALSQVGVPSVLKMVVAPAVAVAVALVVGFSDPTVARVFVLESAMPAAITPVILVTEFAGDRQIGGVSIPEYVSTIVLVTTVASLPLLTGLIALLQGGFVV
- a CDS encoding TVP38/TMEM64 family protein, yielding MNPFVSADARRRFLRSAALVAVCLLGGAFTLRTFTPSLSDPDALRSAFLGLGPYAGAGFVLFAALAVVLAPVPGQVVAFLGGYLFGPVAGTAYSLVGFTLGSGAAFLLSRTYGRPFLERTIAGDLLARFDGFVGETGILGVFVVFLVPGLPDDVVCFAAGLTRIRLSRLLAAAFLGRAPGITLVALAGASVETGSFNAALAILAAVAVVTLLGWYSRRRIERLVRDYSASTRR
- a CDS encoding phosphoribosyltransferase; translation: MSDLPDDFNCTITNWEYIYDLCRQVSDEVKAADFEPDVVVALARGGWFAGRCICDFLGMDDLTSLKMEHYVGTAEKSGEPTVRYPMPEGSVQGKDVLIIDDIADTGGSIKRAHEYVDERDGGEIRTATLQLLQSSTFEPDFIGERLEEWTWVVYPWNFIEDMVDLISGVMERADRDRFSKEDVRHFLSEYHDVDRIGMEIAQPGRLDEVMSEMVRRGVVRETDGGYRLVDAE
- the dapA gene encoding 4-hydroxy-tetrahydrodipicolinate synthase — encoded protein: MTIHHDTFAGVYPAMTTPFTDSDDVDHEQLAADARRLEAAGVDGLVPVGSTGESATLTHAEHGEVVETVVDAVEIPVIAGTGSNSTHEAVDLSERAAEAGADALLLISPYYNKPEPRGQYEHFAAVAEAVDLPQIVYNVPSRTGQSLDLDTVVELAALPNVQGYKAASGDIGRISEIIERTRGETFDVLSGDDALTVPTMSVGATGTISVGGNVVPERTTEMVHAALEDDFERARELHHELAPLFRELFRETNPIPVKEAMEIRGYGPADLRLPLTRATDETRAVLEDLLADLEESEVAEA
- the dapB gene encoding 4-hydroxy-tetrahydrodipicolinate reductase; the protein is MSTRVAVTGAGGRMGREVIEAAVDRDDVDVAFAVNRSPAEAVAGIEVHDAADLPSLLAEHDTDALVDFTGPESSVEYVAACAEAGVPVVVGTTGYTDEQERALSAAAETVPVLRASNFSRGVAALRRAVRAAVGALPGYDVEVTETHHNGKWDAPSGTALTLLDDIEEEREDLTSRTHGREGDAPRSAEEIGVHARRAGDVAGEHEVLLAGDDNVLELTHRAGSRRVFAAGALDAAVWLAGREAGEHDFTEVLE
- a CDS encoding 2,3,4,5-tetrahydropyridine-2,6-dicarboxylate N-succinyltransferase, with the protein product MTLESDIDDLWHRYDDGLTAGDLTDEDRATLEAFLDALEAGEVRAAEKAGSSVTDWEANEWVKRGVLLNFGLRETERREYGGVGYYDVLPLRDTADLEAGGARNTPDGTVLRRGAHLGDDAIMMSPSFVNIGAYVGPGTLVDSCDTVGSCAQLGQGVKLGANTLVGGVLEPVEDAPVVIEEGVSLGAGCRVTSGFRVGANSVVGENTLLTPRIPVYDLVEEEVLYGHLPEDRRAFARFVESSVSDHDLFEGGAYKPAVVATHIEEETLEATRREDALRE
- the lysA gene encoding diaminopimelate decarboxylase, which gives rise to MSDDATPVTDGGESVADAADADPEDSPAIRRLADWDADRLSDIADEHDTPLYVTDLDRVAENCARLRAAFPDADLRYAVKANTARAVLEAVRDAGLGAECASAGEVRRALDAGFDGDDVDYTAVNPPERDLDAVVEWWEDGADLTITVGAADTLDRLRERGYDGRVCVRANPGVGAGHHEKVRTGGAAKFGVPAERVAEVFASARPDFDVVGLHAHAGSGIHGDEDLAAHREFLARVADLAGDVGDLEYVNVGGGIGVPYRDDEEPLDLDAVAAAIREELDGLDARLALEPGRYVVADAAVLLTRVNTVKGAPNELVAGVDAGMTDLLRPAMYDAFHEIRSLEPDSVDREEAPVTVAGPICESGDTFCEGRPLPVPERGDLLALGNVGAYGYEMASTYNSRPRPADVSLAGELLRERESLADLTRLER